Proteins encoded by one window of Lycium barbarum isolate Lr01 chromosome 11, ASM1917538v2, whole genome shotgun sequence:
- the LOC132618503 gene encoding probable pre-mRNA-splicing factor ATP-dependent RNA helicase DEAH5 isoform X2 → MGADIEENELKKLEYLSLISKVCSELEAHLGFGDKVLAEFITELGRNCSTVDEFDAKLKESGAEMPDYFVRTLLTIIHAILPPKTKEKESKKDEGDSEFSALKIRDNRERVKELEKEIELEVKSKTRDNGEEEERDNRRRDYRRERGRDRDNRGRDRDRDDYDDAKSQRPPKTERRRKDRDRDDYDDGRGERRGPERHRDRDRDRDRDGKGRRDEYEQDKDGDDRRDKRKSRNHVDEPELYEVYKGRVSRVMDSGCFVQLSDFRGKEGLVHVSQLATRRVSNAKDLVKRDQEVFVKVISISGQKLSLAMRDVDQNTGKDLLPLKKSSGDDGMTTNPSGMNGEGSKIRVGLSGIPIIEQEDVAPSRRPLKRMSSPEKWEAKQLIAAGVLGVQEHPMFDEEGDGMLYQEEGAEEELEVELNDDEPPFLQGQSRYSVDMSPVKIFKNPEGSLSRAAALQSALIKERREVREQQQRTMLDSIPKDLNRPWEDPMPETGERHLAQELRGVGLSAYDMPEWKKDAYGKALTFGQRSKLSLQEQRQSLPIYKLKKELVQAVHDNQVLVVIGETGSGKTTQVTQYLAEAGYTTRGKIGCTQPRRVAAMSVAKRVAEEFGCRLGEEVGYAIRFEDCTGPETVIKYMTDGMLLREILIDDNLSQYSVVMLDEAHERTIHTDVLFGLLKQLMKRRPDLRLIVTSATLDAEKFSGYFFDCNIFTIPGRTFPVEILYTKQPESDYLDAALITVMQIHLTEPEGDVLLFLTGQEEIDYACQCLYERMKGLGKNVPELIILPVYSALPSEMQSRIFDPAPPGKRKVVVATNIAEASLTIDGIYYVIDPGFAKQNVYNPKQGLDSLVITPISQASAKQRAGRAGRTGPGKCYRLYTESAFHSEMSPTAIPEIQRINLGNTVLMMKAMGINDLLSFDFMDPPSPQALISAMEQLYTLGALDEEGLLTKLGRKMAEFPLDPPLSKMLLASVDLGCSDEILTIIAMIQTGNIFYRPREKQAQADQKRAKFFQPEGDHLTLLAVYEAWKAKNFSGPWCFENFVQSRSLRRAQDVRKQLLSIMDKYKLDVVSAGKNFTKIRKAIGAGFFFHAARKDPQEGYRTLVENQPVYIHPSSALFQRQPDWVIYHELVMTTKEYMREVTVVDPKWLVELAPRFFKVADPTKLSKRKRQERIEPLYDRYHEPNSWRLSKRRA, encoded by the exons ATGGGAGCCGACATTGAAGAAAACGAGTTGAAGAAATTGGAATACCTCTCTTTAATTTCTAAGGTATGTTCTGAATTGGAAGCACATTTAGGGTTTGGTGATAAGGTTTTAGCTGAATTTATAACTGAACTTGGTAGAAATTGCTCTACAGTAGATGAATTTGATGCTAAGTTGAAAGAAAGTGGTGCTGAAATGCCTGATTATTTCGTTAGAACATTGCTCACTATTATCCATGCTATTTTGCCTCCTAAAACGAAGGAAAAGGAGTCGAAAAAAGATGAGGGTGACTCCGAGTTTTCGGCTTTGAAGATTAGAGATAATAGGGAGCGAGTTAAGGAATTGGAGAAGGAGATTGAGCTTGAGGTTAAGAGTAAGACGAGAGATAATGGGGAGGAAGAAGAACGGGATAATAGGAGGCGAGATTATAGAAGAGAAAGGGGTAGAGACAGGGATAATAGGGGTAGAGATCGAGATagggatgattatgatgatgctAAGAGTCAAAGGCCTCCAAAAACTGAACGCAGGCGCAAAGATAGGGATcgggatgattatgatgatggtaGAGGTGAACGTAGGGGTCCAGAAAGGC ATAGAGATAGAGATAGGGATAGGGATAGAGATGGGAAGGGTAGGAGAGATGAGTATGAGCAAGACAAGGATGGTGATGATCGGAGAGATAAGAGGAAGTCGAGGAATCATGTGGATGAGCCGGAGTTGTATGAAGTGTATAAGGGGAGAGTATCCAGGGTGATGGATTCTGGTTGTTTTGTTCAGCTGAGTGATTTTAGAGGGAAAGAAGGTTTGGTGCACGTTTCACAGCTTGCTACTAGAAGGGTAAGTAATGCCAAAGATTTAGTGAAGAGGGATCAGGAGGTTTTTGTGAAGGTTATCTCTATAAGTGGTCAGAAGCTGAGTTTGGCGATGCGAGATGTTGATCAGAATACAGGAAAGGATCTGTTGCCATTAAAGAAGAGCTCAGGCGATGATGGGATGACAACAAATCCTTCAGGCATGAATGGTGAGGGCTCTAAGATCAGGGTTGGCCTCTCAGGAATCCCGATTATAGAGCAGGAGGATGTAGCTCCATCACGTAGACCGCTGAAGAGGATGAGTTCGCCTGAAAAGTGGGAAGCGAAACAGCTTATTGCTGCAGGTGTTTTGGGGGTGCAGGAACATCCCATGTTTGATGAAGAAGGGGATGGGATGCTATATCAGGAAGAAGGTGCTGAAGAAGAGCTTGAGGTTGAGTTGAATGACGACGAACCCCCTTTCTTGCAAGGGCAGAGTCGTTATTCAGTTGATATGTCCCCtgttaaaatttttaaaaatccTGAAGGGTCATTGAGTCGCGCTGCTGCACTACAATCAGCTTTGATAAAGGAGAGAAGGGAAGTAAGAGAGCAGCAACAGAGAACAATGCTTGATTCGATCCCAAAGGATCTGAACAGACCATGGGAAGACCCAATGCCAGAGACAGGTGAGAGGCATCTAGCACAGGAGCTGAGGGGTGTTGGTTTGTCTGCCTATGACATGCCAGAATGGAAGAAGGATGCTTATGGTAAAGCCTTGACCTTTGGCCAGAGGTCCAAGCTATCCCTACAGGAGCAGAGGCAGAGTCTTCCTATTTACAAATTGAAGAAAGAACTGGTTCAGGCTGTCCATGATAACCAGGTTCTGGTCGTCATTGGTGAGACAGGTTCTGGCAAGACAACACAGGTTACACAGTATCTAGCCGAGGCAGGGTATACAACGAGGGGGAAAATTGGCTGTACTCAACCTCGTCGAGTGGCTGCAATGTCAGTGGCTAAGAGAGTTGCGGAGGAATTTGGTTGTCGATTAGGTGAAGAGGTTGGCTATGCTATTCGTTTTGAAGATTGTACTGGGCCAGAAACTGTTATCAAATATATGACTGATGGTATGCTTCTGAGGGAGATCCTGATTGATGATAATTTGTCCCAGTATTCAGTCGTAATGCTTGATGAAGCACACGAAAGAACAATTCACACTGATGTTCTCTTTGGTTTGCTTAAGCAGCTTATGAAGAGGAGACCCGACCTTCGTCTAATTGTCACATCTGCAACTTTGGATGCAGAGAAGTTTTCTGGTTATTTCTTTGACTGCAACATCTTTACAATCCCAGGAAGAACTTTTCCAGTAGAGATACTCTACACAAAGCAGCCAGAAAGTGATTACCTTGATGCGGCTTTAATTACTGTTATGCAGATCCACTTGACAGAACCTGAAGGTGATGTCCTCCTTTTCTTGACTGGTCAAGAGGAGATTGACTATGCGTGCCAGTGTCTCTATGAGAGGATGAAAGGACTAGGTAAAAATGTTCCTGAACTGATCATACTACCTGTCTATAGTGCCTTGCCCAGTGAAATGCAGTCCAGAATTTTTGATCCTGCCCCTCCTGGGAAGAGAAAAGTTGTTGTTGCTACAAATATTGCTGAAGCTTCTTTGACAATTGATGGTATATATTATGTTATCGATCCTGGCTTTGCAAAGCAGAATGTCTACAATCCAAAACAGGGGCTTGATTCACTGGTTATTACTCCTATTTCACAAGCATCAGCAAAGCAACGAGCAGGGCGTGCTGGACGAACTGGACCTGGGAAGTGCTACCGTCTGTATACTGAAAGTGCATTCCACAGTGAGATGTCCCCTACCGCGATTCCAGAAATCCAGAGGATAAATCTTGGGAACACGGTTCTTATGATGAAAGCAATGGGTATTAATGATCTTCTGTCGTTTGATTTCATGGACCCACCTTCCCCTCAGGCTCTCATATCTGCCATGGAGCAACTTTACACTCTTGGAGCACTGGATGAAGAGGGGCTTCTGACGAAACTCGGAAGAAAAATGGCAGAATTTCCGTTAGATCCTCCTTTGTCCAAGATGCTTCTTGCTAGCGTGGACCTTGGCTGTAGTGATGAGATCTTGACCATCATTGCTATGATTCAAACTGGAAACATCTTTTACCGACCAAGGGAAAAACAAGCTCAGGCAGATCAGAAAAGGGCCAAATTTTTTCAGCCTGAGGGTGATCATCTTACCTTGCTTGCTGTTTATGAAGCTTGGAAAGCCAAAAACTTTTCAGGTCCATGGTGTTTTGAAAATTTTGTCCAGTCACGATCTCTTAGGAGGGCACAGGATGTTAGAAAGCAGCTTCTCTCCATCATGGACAA GTATAAATTGGATGTTGTGAGTGCTGGAAAGAATTTCACAAAGATCCGGAAGGCTATTGGAGCAGGTTTCTTTTTTCATGCTGCTAGAAAGGATCCTCAAGAGGGTTATAGAACTCTAGTTGAGAACCAGCCAGTTTACATCCATCCTAGCAGTGCTCTTTTCCAAAGACAGCCGGACTGGGTTATTTATCACGAGCTTGTTATGACAACAAAGGAGTACATGCGCGAGGTGACCGTGGTTGATCCCAAATGGCTTGTTGAGTTGGCACCAAGATTCTTCAAGGTGGCTGACCCAACAAAATTAAGCAAGCGCAAGAGACAGGAACGTATTGAACCTCTTTATGATAGATATCATGAACCAAACTCGTGGCGTTTGAGTAAACGACGAGCGTGA
- the LOC132618503 gene encoding probable pre-mRNA-splicing factor ATP-dependent RNA helicase DEAH5 isoform X1 gives MGADIEENELKKLEYLSLISKVCSELEAHLGFGDKVLAEFITELGRNCSTVDEFDAKLKESGAEMPDYFVRTLLTIIHAILPPKTKEKESKKDEGDSEFSALKIRDNRERVKELEKEIELEVKSKTRDNGEEEERDNRRRDYRRERGRDRDNRGRDRDRDDYDDAKSQRPPKTERRRKDRDRDDYDDGRGERRGPERRRDRDSDDYDDGRGEPRAPERRRDRDRDRDRDRDGKGRRDEYEQDKDGDDRRDKRKSRNHVDEPELYEVYKGRVSRVMDSGCFVQLSDFRGKEGLVHVSQLATRRVSNAKDLVKRDQEVFVKVISISGQKLSLAMRDVDQNTGKDLLPLKKSSGDDGMTTNPSGMNGEGSKIRVGLSGIPIIEQEDVAPSRRPLKRMSSPEKWEAKQLIAAGVLGVQEHPMFDEEGDGMLYQEEGAEEELEVELNDDEPPFLQGQSRYSVDMSPVKIFKNPEGSLSRAAALQSALIKERREVREQQQRTMLDSIPKDLNRPWEDPMPETGERHLAQELRGVGLSAYDMPEWKKDAYGKALTFGQRSKLSLQEQRQSLPIYKLKKELVQAVHDNQVLVVIGETGSGKTTQVTQYLAEAGYTTRGKIGCTQPRRVAAMSVAKRVAEEFGCRLGEEVGYAIRFEDCTGPETVIKYMTDGMLLREILIDDNLSQYSVVMLDEAHERTIHTDVLFGLLKQLMKRRPDLRLIVTSATLDAEKFSGYFFDCNIFTIPGRTFPVEILYTKQPESDYLDAALITVMQIHLTEPEGDVLLFLTGQEEIDYACQCLYERMKGLGKNVPELIILPVYSALPSEMQSRIFDPAPPGKRKVVVATNIAEASLTIDGIYYVIDPGFAKQNVYNPKQGLDSLVITPISQASAKQRAGRAGRTGPGKCYRLYTESAFHSEMSPTAIPEIQRINLGNTVLMMKAMGINDLLSFDFMDPPSPQALISAMEQLYTLGALDEEGLLTKLGRKMAEFPLDPPLSKMLLASVDLGCSDEILTIIAMIQTGNIFYRPREKQAQADQKRAKFFQPEGDHLTLLAVYEAWKAKNFSGPWCFENFVQSRSLRRAQDVRKQLLSIMDKYKLDVVSAGKNFTKIRKAIGAGFFFHAARKDPQEGYRTLVENQPVYIHPSSALFQRQPDWVIYHELVMTTKEYMREVTVVDPKWLVELAPRFFKVADPTKLSKRKRQERIEPLYDRYHEPNSWRLSKRRA, from the exons ATGGGAGCCGACATTGAAGAAAACGAGTTGAAGAAATTGGAATACCTCTCTTTAATTTCTAAGGTATGTTCTGAATTGGAAGCACATTTAGGGTTTGGTGATAAGGTTTTAGCTGAATTTATAACTGAACTTGGTAGAAATTGCTCTACAGTAGATGAATTTGATGCTAAGTTGAAAGAAAGTGGTGCTGAAATGCCTGATTATTTCGTTAGAACATTGCTCACTATTATCCATGCTATTTTGCCTCCTAAAACGAAGGAAAAGGAGTCGAAAAAAGATGAGGGTGACTCCGAGTTTTCGGCTTTGAAGATTAGAGATAATAGGGAGCGAGTTAAGGAATTGGAGAAGGAGATTGAGCTTGAGGTTAAGAGTAAGACGAGAGATAATGGGGAGGAAGAAGAACGGGATAATAGGAGGCGAGATTATAGAAGAGAAAGGGGTAGAGACAGGGATAATAGGGGTAGAGATCGAGATagggatgattatgatgatgctAAGAGTCAAAGGCCTCCAAAAACTGAACGCAGGCGCAAAGATAGGGATcgggatgattatgatgatggtaGAGGTGAACGTAGGGGTCCAGAAAGGCGTCGAGATAGGGATagcgatgattatgatgatggtaGAGGTGAACCTAGGGCTCCAGAAAGGCGTAGAGATAGAGATAGAGATAGGGATAGGGATAGAGATGGGAAGGGTAGGAGAGATGAGTATGAGCAAGACAAGGATGGTGATGATCGGAGAGATAAGAGGAAGTCGAGGAATCATGTGGATGAGCCGGAGTTGTATGAAGTGTATAAGGGGAGAGTATCCAGGGTGATGGATTCTGGTTGTTTTGTTCAGCTGAGTGATTTTAGAGGGAAAGAAGGTTTGGTGCACGTTTCACAGCTTGCTACTAGAAGGGTAAGTAATGCCAAAGATTTAGTGAAGAGGGATCAGGAGGTTTTTGTGAAGGTTATCTCTATAAGTGGTCAGAAGCTGAGTTTGGCGATGCGAGATGTTGATCAGAATACAGGAAAGGATCTGTTGCCATTAAAGAAGAGCTCAGGCGATGATGGGATGACAACAAATCCTTCAGGCATGAATGGTGAGGGCTCTAAGATCAGGGTTGGCCTCTCAGGAATCCCGATTATAGAGCAGGAGGATGTAGCTCCATCACGTAGACCGCTGAAGAGGATGAGTTCGCCTGAAAAGTGGGAAGCGAAACAGCTTATTGCTGCAGGTGTTTTGGGGGTGCAGGAACATCCCATGTTTGATGAAGAAGGGGATGGGATGCTATATCAGGAAGAAGGTGCTGAAGAAGAGCTTGAGGTTGAGTTGAATGACGACGAACCCCCTTTCTTGCAAGGGCAGAGTCGTTATTCAGTTGATATGTCCCCtgttaaaatttttaaaaatccTGAAGGGTCATTGAGTCGCGCTGCTGCACTACAATCAGCTTTGATAAAGGAGAGAAGGGAAGTAAGAGAGCAGCAACAGAGAACAATGCTTGATTCGATCCCAAAGGATCTGAACAGACCATGGGAAGACCCAATGCCAGAGACAGGTGAGAGGCATCTAGCACAGGAGCTGAGGGGTGTTGGTTTGTCTGCCTATGACATGCCAGAATGGAAGAAGGATGCTTATGGTAAAGCCTTGACCTTTGGCCAGAGGTCCAAGCTATCCCTACAGGAGCAGAGGCAGAGTCTTCCTATTTACAAATTGAAGAAAGAACTGGTTCAGGCTGTCCATGATAACCAGGTTCTGGTCGTCATTGGTGAGACAGGTTCTGGCAAGACAACACAGGTTACACAGTATCTAGCCGAGGCAGGGTATACAACGAGGGGGAAAATTGGCTGTACTCAACCTCGTCGAGTGGCTGCAATGTCAGTGGCTAAGAGAGTTGCGGAGGAATTTGGTTGTCGATTAGGTGAAGAGGTTGGCTATGCTATTCGTTTTGAAGATTGTACTGGGCCAGAAACTGTTATCAAATATATGACTGATGGTATGCTTCTGAGGGAGATCCTGATTGATGATAATTTGTCCCAGTATTCAGTCGTAATGCTTGATGAAGCACACGAAAGAACAATTCACACTGATGTTCTCTTTGGTTTGCTTAAGCAGCTTATGAAGAGGAGACCCGACCTTCGTCTAATTGTCACATCTGCAACTTTGGATGCAGAGAAGTTTTCTGGTTATTTCTTTGACTGCAACATCTTTACAATCCCAGGAAGAACTTTTCCAGTAGAGATACTCTACACAAAGCAGCCAGAAAGTGATTACCTTGATGCGGCTTTAATTACTGTTATGCAGATCCACTTGACAGAACCTGAAGGTGATGTCCTCCTTTTCTTGACTGGTCAAGAGGAGATTGACTATGCGTGCCAGTGTCTCTATGAGAGGATGAAAGGACTAGGTAAAAATGTTCCTGAACTGATCATACTACCTGTCTATAGTGCCTTGCCCAGTGAAATGCAGTCCAGAATTTTTGATCCTGCCCCTCCTGGGAAGAGAAAAGTTGTTGTTGCTACAAATATTGCTGAAGCTTCTTTGACAATTGATGGTATATATTATGTTATCGATCCTGGCTTTGCAAAGCAGAATGTCTACAATCCAAAACAGGGGCTTGATTCACTGGTTATTACTCCTATTTCACAAGCATCAGCAAAGCAACGAGCAGGGCGTGCTGGACGAACTGGACCTGGGAAGTGCTACCGTCTGTATACTGAAAGTGCATTCCACAGTGAGATGTCCCCTACCGCGATTCCAGAAATCCAGAGGATAAATCTTGGGAACACGGTTCTTATGATGAAAGCAATGGGTATTAATGATCTTCTGTCGTTTGATTTCATGGACCCACCTTCCCCTCAGGCTCTCATATCTGCCATGGAGCAACTTTACACTCTTGGAGCACTGGATGAAGAGGGGCTTCTGACGAAACTCGGAAGAAAAATGGCAGAATTTCCGTTAGATCCTCCTTTGTCCAAGATGCTTCTTGCTAGCGTGGACCTTGGCTGTAGTGATGAGATCTTGACCATCATTGCTATGATTCAAACTGGAAACATCTTTTACCGACCAAGGGAAAAACAAGCTCAGGCAGATCAGAAAAGGGCCAAATTTTTTCAGCCTGAGGGTGATCATCTTACCTTGCTTGCTGTTTATGAAGCTTGGAAAGCCAAAAACTTTTCAGGTCCATGGTGTTTTGAAAATTTTGTCCAGTCACGATCTCTTAGGAGGGCACAGGATGTTAGAAAGCAGCTTCTCTCCATCATGGACAA GTATAAATTGGATGTTGTGAGTGCTGGAAAGAATTTCACAAAGATCCGGAAGGCTATTGGAGCAGGTTTCTTTTTTCATGCTGCTAGAAAGGATCCTCAAGAGGGTTATAGAACTCTAGTTGAGAACCAGCCAGTTTACATCCATCCTAGCAGTGCTCTTTTCCAAAGACAGCCGGACTGGGTTATTTATCACGAGCTTGTTATGACAACAAAGGAGTACATGCGCGAGGTGACCGTGGTTGATCCCAAATGGCTTGTTGAGTTGGCACCAAGATTCTTCAAGGTGGCTGACCCAACAAAATTAAGCAAGCGCAAGAGACAGGAACGTATTGAACCTCTTTATGATAGATATCATGAACCAAACTCGTGGCGTTTGAGTAAACGACGAGCGTGA
- the LOC132616824 gene encoding uncharacterized protein LOC132616824 gives MNLPHLHPIPHCSFNVSYSSLPPSSQSLRKDITSFTISATSRPIVSRQIPARDRIIDFGKHKGKMLGTLPSKYLKWVTKNLRARDFEEWAQLADQVLSDPIYNDRIEWEFAQNLLNGDVSPGTKNNAVSQLLEISTRFGWDNEDKLGWSKIDFELLGTSKGGRIPRLIMDSHNKKSTDLIGVDSDSCEEEKEEGEKDNRERRRERVRLQRRKSDPNVTDRRGNVDNYNVKKEQFVTESGSRFPGREALLKKALSLGSRKSF, from the coding sequence ATGAATCTTCCCCATCTTCATCCAATCCCGCATTGCTCATTCAATGTCTCCTATTCTTCTTTACCCCCTTCTTCACAGTCCTTGAGGAAGGACATTACTTCTTTCACAATCTCAGCAACTTCAAGACCGATTGTGTCCAGACAAATCCCAGCACGAGACAGAATCATAGATTTCGGTAAACACAAAGGTAAAATGCTTGGAACACTTCCATCCAAATACCTTAAATGGGTGACAAAGAATCTCCGTGCACGTGACTTTGAAGAGTGGGCCCAACTTGCTGACCAAGTGTTATCTGACCCTATTTATAACGACAGAATTGAATGGGAATTTGCACAAAATCTCCTCAACGGTGACGTGTCACCAGGAACAAAGAATAATGCGGTTTCTCAGTTGTTGGAAATTAGTACAAGATTTGGTTGGGATAATGAAGATAAGTTGGGTTGGAGTAAAATTGATTTTGAATTGCTTGGAACATCAAAGGGTGGTCGAATACCAAGGCTAATAATGGATTCTCACAATAAGAAGAGTACGGATTTAATTGGAGTTGATAGTGATAGTTGTgaagaggaaaaagaagaagGTGAAAAAGATAATAGGGAGAGAAGACGGGAAAGGGTAAGGTTACAGAGGAGAAAGAGTGATCCAAATGTCACAGATAGAAGAGGAAATGTTGATAATTATAATGTTAAGAAAGAGCAATTTGTAACGGAAAGTGGAAGTCGTTTTCCAGGTCGTGAAGCATTGTTGAAGAAAGCTTTGTCTCTTGGTAGCAGGAAATCGTTTTAG
- the LOC132616821 gene encoding uncharacterized protein LOC132616821 isoform X2, translated as MLITYYLATKIFRFTVFHKAIKIHSYIAMRPLLLNMMRRYTNQRNLVKPAKTRFATAFLTLQSFYMQKKNLRTMIFSTEWTESRFAKELLGKEVVRHLTSTSFWNDVVRALKVDSPLIVVLRLVDGEKNPSMGYIYEAMDRAKEAIEKGFHGDRKQYEKVFEIIDRRWTDQLHRPLHAAGHVLNPGMFYTNYQNKTLSTEVWEGYLECVGKMVPNATQDALVKELHTYKHALGTFGMPQAIRNRDKTSPSEWWSVFGNHTPNLQQLAIRVLSLTCSASGCERNLSVFEHIHTKKRNRLELSRLNNLVYIKYNRTLRRRYDVGDTVDPILLDNIDEANEWLIGCPQNEEEELVYEGCDLDWGTVSRASGVEENIYGLRGGSSSSRSHNKGKGVATIARSSSRSRCLIDENSESETETEPEEEEDEEQYNVENLGYQEFGNLKDLEFE; from the exons ATGCTTATTACTTATTACTTAGCTACTAAAATATTCCGTTTTACAGTTTTTCATAAGGCCATTAAGATACATTCTTACATAGCAATGAGGCCATTGTTGTTGAACATGATGAGAAGATATACAAACCAAAGAAATTTGGTGAAACCGGCTAAGACAAGATTTGCAACGGCCTTCTTAACTTTGCAATCTTTTTACATGCAAAAGAAAAACTTGAGAACTATGATCTTCTCAACCGAATGGACAGAAAGTAGATTTGCAAAGGAACTTTTGGGAAAAGAAGTTGTTAGACATCTTACTTCTACATCTTTTTGGAATGATGTTGTTAGGGCACTTAAAGTTGATTCTCCTTTGATAGTAGTGCTTCGCTTGGTGGATGGAGAAAAAAACCCATCAATGGGCTATATTTATGAAGCAATGGATAGAGCCAAAGAAGCTATTGAAAAGGGTTTTCATGGTGATCGGAAGCAATATGAGAAAGTTTTCGAAATCATTGATCGGCGGTGGACGGACCAACTTCATAGACCTTTGCATGCAGCAGGCCATGTTTTGAACCCGGGAATGTTTTACACTAATTATCAAAATAAGACTTTATCAACAGAAGTGTGGGAAGGTTACCTTGAATGTGTTGGTAAGATGGTCCCTAATGCAACACAAGATGCTCTCGTCAAAGAGCTTCATACGTATAAACATGCATTGGGGACTTTTGGTATGCCTCAGGCTATAAGAAACAGAGACAAAACATCCCCTT ctgAATGGTGGTCGGTATTTGGTAATCATACTCCAAACTTGCAACAGCTTGCCATAAGAGTATTAAGTTTAACTTGTAGCGCATCCGGATGCGAGAGAAATTTGAGCGTGTTTGAACAT ATTCATACCAAAAAGAGGAATAGGCTTGAACTATCGCGTCTCAACAATCTAGTGTACATTAAGTACAATAGAACATTGAGGCGTCGTTATGATGTTGGCGATACCGTTGATCCAATTTTGTTGGATAATATTGACGAAGCAAATGAATGGTTAATTGGATGCCCCCAAAATGAAGAAGAGGAACTAGTATATGAGGGATGTGATCTTGATTGGGGTACTGTTTCTAGGGCGTCTGGAGTTGAGGAGAATATCTATGGTCTTAGGGGCGGTTCTTCAAGTTCAAGGTCACATAACAAGGGCAAAGGAGTAGCTACTATTGCTAGAAGCTCAAGTCGGTCTCGGTGCTTAATTGATGAAAACTCCGAGTCCGAGACCGAGACCGAGCCCGAGGAGGAAGAAGATGAGGAGCAATATAATGTTGAGAATCTTGGATATCAAGAATTTGGAAATCTTAAAGATCTTGAATTTGAATAG
- the LOC132616821 gene encoding uncharacterized protein LOC132616821 isoform X1, producing MHKPELSGRLTKWAVEISGYDIEYKPRTAIKSQILVDFMTNFTPAMVPEVEKELLLTSGKASGIWSLHTDGASNLKGSGLGIILRTPAGDAVRQSIRTVKLTNNEAEYEAMIAGLELARSMGAEIIEAKCDSVLVVNQVNGVFEVKDERMQRYLEKIQVILHRFKEWTMQHVPREQNSEADALANLGSSVEGEEINPETTVHLMNSAIENGHVEINTMGLTWDWRNKYVYYLRDGKFPSDPKESRSLRTKAARFCLVDGQLYRRSFFGPLAKCLGPGETEYVMREVHEGTCGNHSGAEVLVRKIVRAGYYWNRMEEDSKNFVRKCDGCQRHAPMIHQLGELLHSVVSLWPFMKWGIDIVGPLPWAPGKARFILFMTDYFSKWVEVQAFEKIRKKEVIDFIWDHIICHFGIPAEITCDNGPQFVGGEVNDFLEGLKIKKIVSTPYHLCANGQAESTNKTIIQN from the coding sequence atgcataaaccggaattatcgggtagactaactaaatgggccgtagagattagcggatatgatatcgaatacaagcctcggacggccatcaagtcccagatcttggtcGATTTTATGACGaacttcaccccggctatggtccctgaggttgagaaagaacttctgctaacctcggggaaagcttcgggtatttggtcgctacacacggacggagcctcgaacctcaaaggttccgggctaggaatcatcCTTAGAACCcccgccggggatgccgttcgacaatccattagaactgttaaattgactaacaatgaagccgagtatgaggctatgattgcaggtttggaattagcccggagtatgggggccgaaataatcgaggcaaagtgcgattctgtCTTGGTCGtcaaccaggtgaatggcgtcttcgaggtcaaggacgaacggatgcaaaggtatctggaaaaaatccaagtgatactacaccggtttaaagaatggaccatgcagcatgtaccgagggagcaaaacagcgaagccgatgcattggccaatttgggatcttcggtcgaaggggaagaaatcaaccccgagactacggtgcacttgatgaattcagcgatagaaaacgggcatgtcgaaataaacacaatgggtttaacttgggattggcgcaacaagtacgtcTACTACTTGCGAGACGGAAAattcccgagtgacccaaaagaatcacggtcactaaggacaaaagctgcgcgtttttgcttggtagacggccaactgtatcgacggtctttcttcggacccctggccaagtgtttgggtcccggagaaacggagtatgtgatgagagaagtgcatgaggggacctgcggcaaccactccggtgctgaagtcCTGGTCCGAAAAATTGTCAgagccggttactactggaaccggatggaggaagattcaaagAATTTTGTTCGGAAATGTGACGgatgtcaaagacatgccccgatgattcatcaactcggggagttgctgcattcggtggtgtcactttggcctttcatgaagtggggaattgacattgttggtccactgccatgggcaccaggtaaagcccgttttattttgtttatgactgactatttctccaaatgggttgaagtgcaggccttcgaaaaaattagaaagaaggaagtcattgacttcatatgggaccacatcatttgTCATTTCGGCATCccagccgagataacttgtgataatggtcctcagttcgtcgGCGGCGaagtcaatgattttctcgaagggttgaagatcaagaaaatcgtatcaactccatatcacctgtgtgcgaacggacaggcggaatccacgaataaaacaataattcaaaattga